A genomic window from Gossypium hirsutum isolate 1008001.06 chromosome D10, Gossypium_hirsutum_v2.1, whole genome shotgun sequence includes:
- the LOC107914696 gene encoding plant UBX domain-containing protein 11, giving the protein MRWASFIDSLYVFGFHNSPLFSVFKISSKNSIFFVPKMERSESLSSLTYKGSIPEAIREAQNQKKLFVVYISGEDDESKNLDHSTWADLKVKESLSKYCILLHIRGGTTDAANFSAIYPQKSIPCITAIGFNGVQAWQNEGFVSAEVLASSLEKAWLSLHIQETTAAVLGAALASKKLESSSSGASTVSQSEQGSSSASVPSTTMDGVVRSLEPTPAVTSGVLEGKNGSENTVKEKISELVDQGTSESFSTDNLTNVVDEQCNVSNEATRTVGTSITLNPAVPVSEDTSSYPGDDCFISVKGIDHQSSFPGGSAPEKAMQHEKDKSIDGRQDGASENTATTNVPTDVYLNIRLPDGSSLQEKFPVGNTLRMIKDYVDRNQSSGMGSYDLAIPYPRKLFGDQDLSTSLLDLGLLNRQALIVVPRQRSTGFQGQRSFADQRNSTPSEATAGSNGGYFAYVRSFMSYFNPFSYLGGGTGTSSSTTGPESQSGIWEYGPNPTLQNNLAGANRTYSPNSTNRHSSTDSRNRRPTTSQYGSNIHTLKHDEDDSRFSDRNPFWNGNSTQYGGNSDNK; this is encoded by the exons ATGAGGTGGGCGTCGTTTATAGATTCACTGTACGTTTTCGGTTTTCACAATTCTCCATTGTTTTCTGTTTTTAAGATTTCTTCGAAAAATTCGATTTTCTTTGTTCCAAAG ATGGAAAGGTCTGAATCTCTGTCATCTCTAACATACAAAGGCTCAATTCCTGAAGCCATTCGTGAAGCTCAAAACCAGAAGAAACTTTTCGTGGTCTATATTTCAG GTGAAGATGATGAGTCGAAAAACTTGGATCATTCAACGTGGGCTGATCttaaa GTAAAAGAGTCATTGTCAAAGTATTGCATTCTATTGCATATCAGAGGAGGGACCACGGATGCTGCAAATTTTTCTGCCATAT ATCCACAGAAATCTATCCCCTGCATAACAGCAATTGGATTTAATGGTGTACAAGCTTGGCAAAATG AAGGGTTTGTTAGCGCTGAAGTTCTGGCATCCAGTCTAGAGAAAGCATGGTTGAGTCTTCATATCCAG GAAACCACAGCAGCAGTACTTGGTGCTGCACTTGCTTCAAAGAAACTTGAGTCATCTAGCTCTGGAGCTTCTACTGTTAGCCAGTCCGAGCAAGGAAGTTCAAGTGCTTCTGTCCCATCAACCACAATGGATGGGGTTGTCCGGTCCCTTGAGCCTACACCAGCAGTTACTTCTGGGGTGCTAGAGGGAAAAAATGGTAGTGAAAACACCGTAAAG GAGAAAATTTCAGAATTGGTTGACCAGGGTACTTCAGAATCATTTAGCACTGACAACTTGACTAATGTTGTGGATGAACAATGTAATGTTTCTAATGAAGCAACCAGGACGGTTGGTACTTCTATTACCTTAAATCCAGCAGTTCCTGTATCTGAGGATACATCCTCTTATCCTGGAGATGATTGTTTCATCTCAGTCAAGGGCATTGATCATCAGTCAAGTTTTCCCGGTGGGAGTGCACCAGAGAAAGCCATGCAACATGAAAAGGATAAATCAATAGATGGAAGGCAAGATGGTGCGTCTGAAAATACTGCAACCACAAATGTACCAACTGATGTTTATTTAAATATCAGATTACCTGATGGCAGTAGCCTACAAGAGAAGTTTCCTGTGGGCAACACCCTGAGAATGATAAAAGACTATGTGGATAGAAACCAATCAAGTGGCATGGGATCTTATGATCTTGCCATTCCTTATCCTCGCAAGTTATTTGGTGATCAAG ATTTGAGTACATCTTTATTGGACTTGGGTCTGCTTAACAGACAAGCACTGATAGTGGTTCCACGTCAGAGAAGCACTGGCTTCCAAGGGCAAAGATCATTTGCTGACCAAAGAAATTCTACACCTTCTGAAGCTACCGCAGGAAGCAATGGGGGATATTTTGCATATGTTAGAAGCTTTATGTCCTATTTCAATCCTTTTTCTTATCTTGGTGGTGGTACTGGTACCAGCTCTTCAACTACTGGACCGGAATCTCAAAGTGGCATCTGGGAATACG GTCCAAACCCTACACTGCAAAATAACTTGGCTGGAGCAAACAGGACATATTCACCTAACTCGACAAACAGACACAGTTCGACCGACAGCAGGAACAGACGACCCACAACATCCCAATATGGTAGCAATATTCACACACTAAAACACGATGAGGATGACAGCC